In Serratia marcescens subsp. marcescens ATCC 13880, a single genomic region encodes these proteins:
- the tagF gene encoding type VI secretion system-associated protein TagF: MSTDSSAPTSIGWYGKLPSAGDFLQRRLPDPVVNNWAHWFHNGLVNLQRDAQGPNDHPFSNAPVWNFVIPATLGSQYVQMGCLLPARDRVGRRYPICALRLFSQQDWRSQQLNMAASWYQQLGHTLLNGVRNGFSAEQIDRALQAIPALPSPPAEADSEILSIIGFQHPDVPGLGWQQAADCFDPAQYTSFWWTNQADGHPLYTHVHSGNLTVQLFSLLFEPNGWARPGRGGQYPQMFD; encoded by the coding sequence ATGAGCACTGATTCAAGCGCCCCGACGAGCATTGGCTGGTACGGCAAACTCCCCTCCGCCGGCGATTTCCTGCAACGCCGCTTGCCCGATCCGGTGGTCAACAACTGGGCCCACTGGTTCCATAACGGGCTGGTGAATTTGCAGCGCGATGCGCAAGGGCCTAACGATCACCCATTCAGCAACGCGCCGGTGTGGAACTTCGTGATCCCCGCCACGCTCGGCAGCCAGTACGTGCAGATGGGCTGCCTGTTGCCGGCGCGCGACCGCGTCGGGCGGCGCTACCCGATCTGCGCGCTGCGCCTGTTCAGCCAGCAGGATTGGCGATCGCAACAGTTGAACATGGCGGCGAGTTGGTACCAACAGCTCGGTCATACCCTGCTGAACGGCGTGCGCAACGGTTTCTCCGCCGAGCAGATCGACCGCGCGTTGCAGGCGATCCCGGCGCTGCCCAGCCCGCCGGCGGAAGCGGATTCCGAAATATTGTCGATTATCGGTTTCCAGCATCCGGACGTGCCGGGCCTCGGCTGGCAACAGGCCGCCGACTGCTTCGATCCGGCGCAGTACACCAGCTTCTGGTGGACCAATCAGGCAGACGGACACCCGCTCTACACTCACGTGCACAGCGGCAACCTCACCGTGCAGCTGTTTTCACTGCTGTTCGAGCCCAACGGCTGGGCGCGCCCTGGCCGTGGCGGCCAGTACCCGCAAATGTTTGATTAA
- the tssA gene encoding type VI secretion system protein TssA, producing MAIDTDTLLAPVDADNPCGDNLEYDADFLAMEQAATGKAEQQFGSTIIPEEAPDWVQVERLATSLLTRTKDLRVMLYLTRAWTQLRGLPGYADGLTLVHQSMIRYWDTLQPPLEFDGEADPLFRINALADLGDKAALAASVRAAPLLKSAAGEISLRDAGALLDGSKQECPNFPGGRARLQDELAQQDRPEGALVTRIANTLSAIRSEVTRHLGESALPEMSALTKVFSLVALAGQSEAPAAAEADATPETAAMQQPAAVQSATAPLNWRSAQIQSRDDAQLMLDKVKNYFRLHEPSHPAPLMIDRVQRLITLDFMQIVRDLAPDGLNQLETILGRPDNEENS from the coding sequence ATGGCTATCGATACCGATACCCTGCTGGCCCCGGTTGACGCGGACAATCCCTGCGGCGACAACCTGGAATACGACGCCGACTTTCTGGCGATGGAACAAGCCGCCACCGGCAAGGCCGAACAACAGTTCGGCAGCACCATCATTCCGGAAGAAGCGCCGGACTGGGTGCAGGTCGAGCGCCTCGCGACCTCGCTGCTGACGCGCACCAAAGACCTGCGCGTCATGCTGTATCTCACCCGCGCCTGGACCCAGTTGCGCGGGTTGCCGGGCTACGCCGACGGGCTGACGCTGGTCCACCAGTCGATGATCCGTTACTGGGACACCCTGCAGCCGCCGCTGGAGTTCGATGGGGAAGCCGACCCGCTGTTTCGCATCAACGCGCTGGCCGACCTTGGCGACAAGGCCGCGCTGGCCGCCAGCGTGCGCGCCGCCCCGCTGCTGAAAAGCGCCGCCGGAGAAATCTCGCTGCGCGATGCCGGCGCCCTGCTCGACGGCAGCAAGCAGGAGTGCCCCAATTTTCCCGGCGGCCGCGCGCGGCTGCAGGATGAACTGGCGCAGCAGGATCGCCCCGAGGGCGCCTTGGTGACGCGCATCGCCAACACCCTGAGCGCCATCCGCAGCGAAGTGACCCGCCATCTGGGGGAAAGCGCGCTGCCGGAAATGAGCGCGCTGACCAAGGTGTTTTCTCTGGTGGCGCTCGCCGGCCAGAGCGAGGCGCCCGCCGCCGCCGAAGCGGACGCGACGCCTGAAACGGCGGCCATGCAGCAACCGGCCGCCGTACAGAGCGCCACTGCCCCGCTCAACTGGCGCAGCGCGCAGATCCAGTCGCGCGACGATGCCCAGTTGATGCTGGATAAGGTGAAAAATTATTTTCGTCTTCATGAGCCGAGCCACCCGGCGCCGCTGATGATCGATCGGGTCCAGCGGTTGATTACGCTGGACTTTATGCAAATCGTCCGCGATTTGGCGCCCGATGGGC